A region of the Gemmatimonadota bacterium genome:
CCTCCGCGCTGACCGCGCGCGCGAGGTCCGGTCTCCGCAGCTTCCCGCTCGCGGTGAGCGGGAACTCCTCCAGGAAGCGCACGAGGTCGGGGATCTTGTAGTCGGCGACCGCTCCCCTGCACCACGCCCTGATCTCTTCGGCCGTGACGATCGCCCCCTCCACGGGCACGACGCACGCACACAGGGCCTCACCCAAAACCTCGTCGGGCACTCCCACCACGGCGGCTTCCCGGATCGCCGGATGGGCCTGCAACCTGTCTTCCACTTCGCGGGGGACCACGTTGAATCCGCCCCGAATGATGACTTCCTTCCATCGTCCCACGACGTGGACGTAACCTTCCTCGTCCACCATCCCTACATCGCCCGTACGAAGGAATCCCTCCGCGTCCAGCGCCAGGCTGGTCTCTCCGGGCTGGCGATAATACCCGAGCATGACGCCCGGGCCCTTGACGGCTATCTCGCCGAGGCTCTCTACCGGAAGGACCGTGCCGTCCGCTTCAGTGACCCTGATCTCGGTCCCTTCGATCGGTCGCCCGAGGGTAAATAGCTGCTTTTCCTCTGGATCGCGCAAGCGCGTGATCGCCACCGTGGAGGCCGTCTCCGTCAACGAGTAGGCGACCTGCAGGTTGGGACACAACTCGGCGCGGATCTTCCTCAGCGCGGCGTCGCCGATCGGGGCGCCCGCGACGATGCCCGCTCTCAGCGTCGACAGGTCGCGGCTGCCGATGCCCACCTCCCGCAACTCGGTCAGGAACACCGTCGGCACGCCGTAGTGGATCGTAACCCCGTACCGCTCGATCAGGTCCAGGGACTCGACCGGATCGAAGTCCTCCTGCAGCACGAGCGCGGCCCCCGCCAGCAGCGTACCGAGCAGTCCGGGGCCCAGCCCGAACACGTGGAACACCGTGGTTACGCCGGCGACGACGTCGTCCTCCCCCAGGTCCACTGCCTCCACCGTCGACGCCGACGCGCGCAGGACGTTGGCGTGGCTGAGTAGGACGCCCTTCGACTTGCCCGCCGCACCGGACGAGTAGAAGATCGCGAAAGGCCGATCCGGCGAAGCCTCGTGGGCCGGA
Encoded here:
- a CDS encoding AMP-binding protein, giving the protein MALLERDSTITVDGALDARVQRDPDAPYLLFGDQTHSYRQIRDQADALAASLHGLGVGAGDRVALVLPNWPEFAVSLFAAAKLGAIIVPLNPREPASELHYMLRHSEAAAVVTAESYGGTDYLHLFEELLGSLPDLRFVLTVGPEDLWYDDRILQFEDLVSAGAGKSYPAHEASPDRPFAIFYSSGAAGKSKGVLLSHANVLRASASTVEAVDLGEDDVVAGVTTVFHVFGLGPGLLGTLLAGAALVLQEDFDPVESLDLIERYGVTIHYGVPTVFLTELREVGIGSRDLSTLRAGIVAGAPIGDAALRKIRAELCPNLQVAYSLTETASTVAITRLRDPEEKQLFTLGRPIEGTEIRVTEADGTVLPVESLGEIAVKGPGVMLGYYRQPGETSLALDAEGFLRTGDVGMVDEEGYVHVVGRWKEVIIRGGFNVVPREVEDRLQAHPAIREAAVVGVPDEVLGEALCACVVPVEGAIVTAEEIRAWCRGAVADYKIPDLVRFLEEFPLTASGKLRRPDLARAVSAEGAGSA